CTCGAGCAACTGCGGATCGTGCGACACTGTGATGACCGTCCACGGACGGTTACGGTCGGTGAGCAGCTTGATGATGAGGGTGCGCGACGCGGCGTCGAGATTCTGGAAGAAATCGTCGAGCACGATCAGGCGAGGACGGCCCACCATACCCTGCGCCACGAGCAACTTGCTCGCGAGATGCGCGGGCAGCGTACGCCCACCATTGGTGAGTTCGGTTTGAATGCCCTGCGGCAGCTGTTGGATCTCGTCGGTGAGCGCGAGGTCATCGAGGGCCTCGCGAACGTCACGCGGGGTGATGTGAGTGCGACCGACGCTGACATTCTCCTCCACCGTTCCGTCGAAGAGATCCGTCCAGGAGAGCATTTGTCCGATGCGCGCGCGCAACGCCGGCCGATCGAGGTCGCGCAGCGTGACCCCGTCGAAGCGGATGGTGCCATCGTAGTCGTCGATGAGCCCACCGAGCAGCTTGAGCAGCGTCGACTGGCCAGACCCGTCCGAGCCCATGATGGCCACCCGTTCGCCGGGGGCAATCTGCACGGTGACCCCGTCCACCGAGGCGGAACGCGCCGAAGGGTATCGATAGCGGAGATCCTTGGTCACGATGGACACACCCACGCCCGGTGTATGGATCGGGGCGAGTCCGCCGCGGGCTTCGAGCGGGAGATCGGCGACGTGGCCCGACTTGTCCACGCTCGTGAGCACGTCGTACACGGTCGCGATGCTGTTGATGAGCTTCTCGACACCAGCGAGAACGGTCACGATGACCACTTCCGCGGCCACGAACTGGCCGAGCAGGAGTCGGTTCGACTGCACCAGCGTGGCCCCGATGATCAGGACGGCAGCCGTGATGAACGTCTTGAAGCCAATCAGTGCGATCGTCTGCTTGACGAGTATGGCGAAGTGTTTGCGCCGGTACTTGAGGTACCCAGTGACGACATCGTCCATACGCTCCACCGGTAGCGTGGAGTCGCCGGCATACTTGAAGGCGTGGAAGGCGCGCGCGATTTCCTCGAGCCAGTGCACGGCCTTGTACTTGTACTTCGATTCGACGATCGAGGTCTCGAGTCCTTCAGGTCCCGACCAACGGATGATAAACCAGAGTGCCGCCGTGACGCCGATGGCGAACACGGAGAACCATGGACTGTACACCGTGAGCAGCAAGAGGCTGAAGACGATCGTGAGCAACGCGGTCGGCACGTCGAGCAACAGTTTCTGCACGCCCTTCTGAATGGCGATGGCTTCGAACAGACGGTTCATCTGCTCGGGGAGATTCTGCTCCAGCGACGCCGCGTAGCGCAGCCGCGGAATGCGAAAGGCGAACTCGAGTGCCATGCGGGCGAAGACGCGCTGTTGAATGCGCTCCACGACATTGAGAATGCCGATCTGCAGCACACCGGCGACGATTGTCCCCAACACGACGAAGGAGATCAGCACGATCACAGGCTGCAGATACAGGCGACCCTGGACGATCTGCACGATACCGCCTACGGCGAGCGGAAGAATCAGACTCAAGCCGCCGGACAGCGTCGCATAGAAGAACACCGTGAGAATCTCGCGACGCTCGCGGGCGAAGAGGGCGAGTGTGCGGTCGATCGGTGTGCGCGGCTCATGCTCGTCATTGCGGCCAGTTTCGCCCACGGGACTGTGTGGATAGGCGTTCGAGAGGGAGCTGTTGGCCGGCCGCAGGGCCATTGGCGCCAGTGCCGCCAGTGCATTCCCCGACCCCATCCGAGCGAACAGGGTTTCGGCGAGCGCATCCCCCTGTCCGTCGATGACCACCTCGCTCCCGTCGCGCGGAACGAGGAGCGCCTGCACCCGGTCATCGGCATCGCGACACATGACGATCGCATCGTCGTTGCGTAGGTCCAGCAGGACGATGGGAACCGTACGCTCCCCAATGGCCAGCTTCAGTGTGTCGAGGGAGATCTGGCGGTCGAGGTAGCCGACATCGACCGCGCCGCCGATCGACCGCAGTCGGTTCGGCAGAGGATCGGTGGACAAGATCTGACGCGTGAGCGCGCGCCAGCGTGCCTGCTCGACATCAAGGCCGAGCGCGGCGGTTACGAGTTGGTTGACGCGAGTGGCCTGAGCCGACATGACGTATTGGAGGGCGCTATGAGCAAGTACGCCCCCTCGTCGCGACGGGCGACGAGGGCGAACGCTGGAAGAGGCGGGCCTGAGTGCCCGCGCTCTGGTGACCGGTACCGCGAGCGATCAGCGGTGGTGCGGCGGAGCCCGTGTCGGTGCTGCGCCCAGGCGGCCAACGCGACGGTGCACGTCGAAGTGTGCGACGGACGGTAGGCCGCGACTCCGAGCGTAGGCAGATCGGGCAATCAGGCCAGTCGTACGCTCGACGCCAGAAATCTGCGACGACGCCGTGCGCTGCGTACGTCGGCCAGTGCTGCGCTGCCAGGCGGCGCGTGCTGTGGGAGCCAGCCGCGTCGACGCGCGATCGATCGGCGCATCGTGGTTCATCGGCAGGACGCGTCGCACGGACTCGAAACGGAACGCACCGTCGCCTGCGATCCTGGCGGCGTGCAGCGCACTCGGCAGCGCATTCGGCAGCGGCCGGTGTACCATCGACGTAGCGGCAAGCAACACGCACGCCATGGCCGCACAGGCCAAAGTGAGGTGAAAGAGCCAGCTGGGACGAGGCGCCTCGGTCATACGGTCAAGAATTACGAGATCTCTGGTCGGGATTCAAGGCGTGTCAGCATTAAGACTCGCCGCAACCGGGGGGGGAGCGCAATCCGTGACACTTTCGGCAGTCGCTGGCGTATTGCTCAGCCATAGCGACCGCACTCGGCGGTCTCTTTGTAGCTTCCAATTGAACGACTAACGCGCCAAACCATGTCACGCGTTTCCATTGGTTCATTCCGTGTCGCGTCCGCGCTCGTGGCCGCCCTCACGACCGCCCTTCTGGCCAATCCGGCCAAGGCACAATCCAGCGGCGAAGCCGGCGCGCCCTCAGGGCGCGGATCGGTCGGCGTCCATCTGCAGATCTCTGAGCCCAAGGGCGAATTCGGCCGGAATACGGGCAACGGCTACGGCTTCGGAGGCTACGTGCTGATGCGGCTCGATCCGAACTCGATCGTGAATCTCCGCGGCGATGTCTCTTTTCTGATGTATGGGAACACCACCCGGCGCATTCCGCTTGGTGGAACGGGAGGGCTCATTCAGCTCGACCTGCGCACCACCAGCAACATTGTGTCCGTCGTGACCGGCCCGCAGCTGCTCGGCCCCACCGGGACCTTTACCCCGTACGCCACGGCGCTCGGCGGCTTCTCCGTATTCTGGACCTCCAGCGCGATCGAAGGGTCGGCCAACGAGAACGACCCCTTTGCCACGACGACCAATGCCAGTGACGCGGTCTGGGCGTACGGCGGCGCGGTGGGCAGCTACATCCGCGTCAGCAACGGTAAGAATCCGGTGCGCATCGATCTGGGCGCGCGCTTCCTGCGTCACGATGACGTGCGATATCTCAACGCCGATCGCGTCCGCGAAGCGTACAGCAACGATCGTCCGCCCGTCCCCATTCGCGGCCGCGCCGATTTCGTGACGTACTACGTCGGTGTCAACGCGATCGTCTTTTAAGCCGCCGTCCGGCGTCCGGCGTCCGGCGTCCGGCGTCGCTCAGTCCTCGTCCGGACGTCGACGCCGCTTGGTCTCTCCGCGCTGACGCTTCTCGGTCAGTCGTCGTTCGACGGAGCCCCGTGTAGGCCGTGTTGCCTTGCGGGGTTTCTGTATCACCAGCGCTCGCGACACGAGCTGCACAAGCCGCTCGATCGCCGCCCGCCGGTTCTGCTGTTGACTGCGATACTCGCCGGCGACGATGCGCAGTGCGCCGTCGCTGTCCAAGCGCGATGCGAGGCGCGCCATGACGAGTGTGCGCTGCTCGTCGCCCAGCGCACGCGTGTGCCGCACGTTCCACTGCAATGCGATGCGCGTCGCACTGCGATTCACATGCTGACCGCCGGGCCCGCTGCCGGAGATTGCGGTGATATCGAGTTCATACGCGGGAATGCGAACACCGGGTACGACATCCACGTCGTCCTGCGATGGCGCTGTCAACTCAGCCACCGCCCGGCGCACGACACGGCGACGCGCCGAGTGCCGTCGAGATCGACGCAGGAGTTGGACGTGCGGTCGAGTCCGGCGACGCAAAGATCGCCACGTATTCTGACGGCGCCGTGTTGGTGAACGAAAGCTGTCGATAGCCCACCGCCGCCAGCTCGCAGCGCAACAACGACGGCGGCGTCCCGTGTCCGAAAGTCGGGCGTTCAAGATCAAGGATCACGAGCCGTCCGCCAGGCCGCATGGCCGTCGCCAGATTCCAGAGCAGTGCGAACGGCTGCTCGATCTCGTGATACATGTGAATCATGATCGCCACGTCCACGCTTGCCGCCGGCAAACGTGGGTCGTGTGTGTCGCCACGAACCACCCGTACGTTCCGCAGTCCTTCCCGTTGCACGCGGCGTTGCAGCATCGCGAGGTAGTCGGGAATGATGTCCTGCCCGTACACTTGACCCGTGGCGCCCACCAACGGCGACAGCCGCGTCACGTAGTAGCCATCCCCCGCGCCGATGTCGGCAACGCGCTGTCCGCGACCGATCTTGGCCAGTTGCACCACGCGCGCGAACTCGCCGACATCGTCGCGATCGTCTTCGTCGCTCCAACGCGGCGCGACGATATCCGCCACGGGACGCATCGGGCTCGGAAAGGCACTCGCCGGCGCGCCGGGAGGCGACGCCGGACCGATCGTATCCTGCGCGGCGCCGGTCGCGCCGCCCACGGCGTTGTCGCTGCGATCGATGGCGGCGCCGCACGCCACGGCGGCGGCAACAAGCAAAAGTGGCCACTTGGCACGGATCATATGGCGCTCGGTACTTCGGTTCGTAGATGCACGCGGAGGGCAGCCACCCGACGACCGTCCATCGCGACGATTTCGAGTTCACCGCCAGGATAGGTC
This region of Gemmatimonas groenlandica genomic DNA includes:
- a CDS encoding peptidase domain-containing ABC transporter, with translation MSAQATRVNQLVTAALGLDVEQARWRALTRQILSTDPLPNRLRSIGGAVDVGYLDRQISLDTLKLAIGERTVPIVLLDLRNDDAIVMCRDADDRVQALLVPRDGSEVVIDGQGDALAETLFARMGSGNALAALAPMALRPANSSLSNAYPHSPVGETGRNDEHEPRTPIDRTLALFARERREILTVFFYATLSGGLSLILPLAVGGIVQIVQGRLYLQPVIVLISFVVLGTIVAGVLQIGILNVVERIQQRVFARMALEFAFRIPRLRYAASLEQNLPEQMNRLFEAIAIQKGVQKLLLDVPTALLTIVFSLLLLTVYSPWFSVFAIGVTAALWFIIRWSGPEGLETSIVESKYKYKAVHWLEEIARAFHAFKYAGDSTLPVERMDDVVTGYLKYRRKHFAILVKQTIALIGFKTFITAAVLIIGATLVQSNRLLLGQFVAAEVVIVTVLAGVEKLINSIATVYDVLTSVDKSGHVADLPLEARGGLAPIHTPGVGVSIVTKDLRYRYPSARSASVDGVTVQIAPGERVAIMGSDGSGQSTLLKLLGGLIDDYDGTIRFDGVTLRDLDRPALRARIGQMLSWTDLFDGTVEENVSVGRTHITPRDVREALDDLALTDEIQQLPQGIQTELTNGGRTLPAHLASKLLVAQGMVGRPRLIVLDDFFQNLDAASRTLIIKLLTDRNRPWTVITVSHDPQLLEAFDRVLVVEDGQVVREGPFSVVRMDPMCLNLLHETPMTTGA
- the arfB gene encoding alternative ribosome rescue aminoacyl-tRNA hydrolase ArfB, which translates into the protein MAELTAPSQDDVDVVPGVRIPAYELDITAISGSGPGGQHVNRSATRIALQWNVRHTRALGDEQRTLVMARLASRLDSDGALRIVAGEYRSQQQNRRAAIERLVQLVSRALVIQKPRKATRPTRGSVERRLTEKRQRGETKRRRRPDED
- a CDS encoding class I SAM-dependent methyltransferase, translated to MIRAKWPLLLVAAAVACGAAIDRSDNAVGGATGAAQDTIGPASPPGAPASAFPSPMRPVADIVAPRWSDEDDRDDVGEFARVVQLAKIGRGQRVADIGAGDGYYVTRLSPLVGATGQVYGQDIIPDYLAMLQRRVQREGLRNVRVVRGDTHDPRLPAASVDVAIMIHMYHEIEQPFALLWNLATAMRPGGRLVILDLERPTFGHGTPPSLLRCELAAVGYRQLSFTNTAPSEYVAIFASPDSTARPTPASISTALGASPCRAPGGG